In Quercus lobata isolate SW786 chromosome 12, ValleyOak3.0 Primary Assembly, whole genome shotgun sequence, a genomic segment contains:
- the LOC115972455 gene encoding uncharacterized protein LOC115972455 → MDSQEAEVEVEVGRTKRRGVASAVLRCTLGLVFPFILIFFALWFYVALSSSSSSTDSDSTISLPSQCKIVSSSVDLRSSQVCELGLLNYKAKNVFYPFHTNKFRCRYDYYWASVFKVEYKDHSSGQTQLAFAEAPNEALPLNCRPNFGAAWLTKDKFKVNGTYDCWYQSGISKVSLYHDGFFSCQAKDPSTIEMIRRYSILSIKILQSSFSSRGGAKYWRWEMIAGVVAGFSTSLITISFIRLIHQMKLWLPHIWSPRVLPQAMNSVHLRRAGFLVIYFSFVIWLAMQYGKRLGILEIFTALNS, encoded by the exons ATGGATTCGCAGGAGgcggaggtggaggtggaggtcgGTAGGACGAAAAGGAGGGGAGTAGCCTCTGCGGTGCTGCGATGCACTCTGGGCCTTGTCTTTCCTTTCATCCTTATTTTCTTTGCCCTTTGGTTTTACGTTGCtttatcttcatcttcatcttcaactgATAGTGATAGTACAATTTCCCTGCCCTCCCAGTGCAAGATTGTATCCAGCA GTGTGGATCTTAGGTCGTCTCAGGTGTGTGAACTTGGACTGTTAAATTATAAAGCCAAGAATGTGTTTTACCCATTTCATACCAATAAGTTTCGCTGCCGCTATGATTACTATTGGGCTTCAGTTTTTAAg GTGGAGTACAAAGATCATTCTTCAGGACAGACGCAGCTTGCGTTTGCTGAAGCTCCAAATGAAGCCCTTCCTCTTAATTGCAGGCCTAACTTTGGTGCTGCATGGTTGACCAAAGATAAATTTAAG GTGAATGGAACGTATGACTGCTGGTACCAATCTGGCATTTCCAAAGTGAGCTTATATCACGATGGTTTTTTCAGTTGCCAAGCAAAAGATCCATCTACCATTGAGATGATTAGACGATATTCCATCCT GTCCATAAAAATATTACAGTCCTCGTTTTCCAGCAGGGGAGGAGCCAAGTATTGGAGGTGGGAAATGATTGCTGGAGTTGTTGCTGGTTTTTCAACTTCCTTGATCACCATCAGCTTCATTAGGCTAATACATCAAATGAAATTGTGGTTGCCCCACATCTGGTCACCAAGGGTGCTCCCTCAGGCTATGAATTCAGTCCACTTGAGGCGTGCTGGTTTTCTTGTGATATACTTCTCTTTTGTCATTTGGTTGGCCATGCAGTATGGGAAAAGGCTTGGGATCCTAGAGATTTTCACAGCACTGAATTCTTAG